The following are encoded together in the Zingiber officinale cultivar Zhangliang chromosome 8A, Zo_v1.1, whole genome shotgun sequence genome:
- the LOC122009550 gene encoding cytochrome P450 711A1-like, with the protein METNVESFLSSSAAFFVLASLSLLLLFFAYFSVPYWKVRHVPGPPARFIVGHLPYLASHGPDVLRAFAKSHGPIFRFHLGRQPLVIVADAELCREVGIKNFKYIRNRSRLSPTSGSDLLQNGLFLTRDSRWNITRNLITALYQPTHLAGLIPTMNHYVAAFSAAVSHFHRLREDVPISDLALRLAIDVLGQTAFGIDFKLLSDPTISGVGDANGDGDEASAFLKEHTYSVSSLKMDLSSSFSTMLGLIAPVLQIPSRQILKRIPGTADHKLERTHQRLCARLDSIIARRSRELGPGEPRDFLTALLNARRQPGTPAAELLTDGHVRALAYEHLVAGTKTTAFTLAMTVYLVSCHLEVERRLVAEIDRFGAQSSVPTSEDLQSKFPYLDQVIKESMRMYTVSPLVARETSQQVKIGEYVLPKGTWVWLALGVVAKDSKQFPAPDVFRPERFDPTCEEEKQRHPYAHIPFGIGPRSCIGQKFSIQELKLALIELYRHFIFRPSPMMDSSPEFEYGLVLGFKRCVKLRAIKRTDSERKK; encoded by the exons ATGGAGACGAATGTGGAGTCCTTCCTAAGCTCATCCGCTGCTTTCTTCGTCCTGGCCTCgctctctctccttcttctcttcttcgcatACTTCTCAGTCCCCTACTGGAAAGTCAGGCATGTCCCCGGCCCTCCGGCGAGGTTCATAGTTGGCCATCTGCCTTACCTGGCCAGCCATGGACCTGACGTCCTCAGAGCCTTCGCCAAAAGCCACGGCCCCATCTTCCG GTTTCATTTGGGAAGGCAGCCGCTGGTGATTGTGGCAGATGCAGAGCTGTGCAGGGAGGTGGGCATCAAGAACTTCAAGTACATCAGGAACAGGAGCAGGCTGTCCCCTACTTCTGgctctgatttgcttcaaaatgGTCTTTTTCTCACAAG GGATTCGAGGTGGAATATAACAAGAAACCTCATCACCGCTCTGTACCAGCCGACCCACCTCGCCGGACTCATCCCCACTATGAACCACTACGTCGCCGCCTTCTCCGCCGCCGTGTCTCACTTCCACCGCCTTCGAGAGGACGTCCCGATCTCAGACCTCGCCCTCCGCCTCGCCATAGATGTACTGGGACAGACGGCCTTCGGCATCGACTTCAAGCTCTTGAGCGACCCGACCATCAGCGGAGTTGGCGACGCCAACGGCGACGGAGATGAGGCTTCCGCCTTTCTGAAGGAGCATACTTACTCGGTTTCCTCGCTCAAGATGGACCTGTCCAGCTCATTCTCCACGATGCTCGGCCTCATCGCGCCCGTGCTCCAGATCCCTTCCCGCCAAATTCTGAAAAGGATCCCCGGCACCGCTGACCACAAGCTCGAGAGGACCCACCAGAGGCTGTGCGCGCGGCTCGACTCCATCATCGCGAGGAGGTCGAGGGAGTTGGGGCCGGGGGAACCGAGGGACTTCCTTACAGCTCTCTTGAACGCGAGGAGGCAGCCCGGCACGCCGGCCGCCGAGCTGCTCACCGACGGCCACGTGCGCGCGCTCGCCTACGAACACCTGGTGGCGGGAACCAAGACGACCGCGTTCACGCTGGCAATGACGGTTTATCTGGTGTCGTGCCATCTGGAGGTGGAGAGGAGGTTGGTGGCGGAGATCGACCGGTTCGGCGCCCAGAGTTCGGTGCCGACGTCGGAGGATCTGCAGAGCAAGTTTCCTTACCTCGACCAG gTGATAAAGGAGTCTATGAGGATGTACACGGTGTCGCCACTAGTTGCACGAGAGACATCCCAACAAGTGAAAATCGGGGAATATGTTCTACCAAAG GGTACTTGGGTTTGGCTTGCACTCGGAGTGGTGGCTAAAGACTCGAAGCAATTTCCAGCACCAGATGTGTTCCGACCAGAGCGGTTTGACCCAACATGCGAAGAAGAGAAACAAAGACACCCATATGCACACATTCCGTTTGGAATTGGGCCGCGTTCTTGCATTGGGCAAAAATTTTCTATTCAAGAGCTCAAGCTTGCGTTGATTGAGCTTTACCGACACTTTATTTTTAGACCGTCTCCGATGATGGATTCATCGCCCGAGTTTGAGTATGGTTTGGTTTTGGGTTTCAAACGTTGTGTCAAACTCCGAGCTATCAAGCGCACCGATAGTGAACGAAAAAAATGA